ATAACTTTTCCTATAAAACAAGAAAGAGAAGAGCTTATTTCGCAATTTGATAATCAAAATTGCTATTTATTTAAACTAAAAAATGGTTTAGGGTTTGACTATATAGAATTAATTCCAATGCTTATAGAAGATGAAAATATTAATTTTTACTCAAATAAATGCATTCCTTGGAATGTAAATAAAATATTAACTTTTTCTTCTATTGTATTATTACAGCATATTAATAAACTTGATGTTGTTTTACAAAGAAAAGATGTTTTTATACCAAAAAGTATTATTCTTGAAATACAATATAAAATTCAAAATATAGAAAATTCAAAAAATCAAGAAATTTATTCTTTAAGCTCTAATGGATTACTAAAAATAGATAACTTCAAGGTAAAGGAAAAATTAGAGCATATATTAAAATTAGTAGATTTCAAACAAATTATTGATGATACTAAACATACAATAAGTAATTTGGAAGATATACCTATTGAATTAAGACGAGAAATAAGCATTTTTAGTATTTGTTGTATGAATAAATATCAATTTATAACCGAAGATAGAATTTTCGGATTTTTAGCAGAAAAAATAAATACTCCACAAATGGTAAGCAATGCTATGTCTTTATTAATTGAAGAAAAAGATTATATTGATAAAGCTATTTCATTGGATTCAAAAAAATATTCTTATGTTTTTGGTGAATATATGTTATATAATATAAGCGATACTTGCTTATATAAAAATATTTCTAGCTATAATATTTCAAATCGTGACAAGCAAATGATTCAAATTATAAATAAATATGGTTTTTTAGATAATTTAAAACAATATTATAAAAATACTTATGAAGTTTTATATCCCAAAATTAATCTTCCAAAAAATGATTTTATAAAGCATAATATAGAATTATTGTTAAATCTAATAGAAGAGAATAATAATGCAAAATAAAATGACAAATTTACCGCTTGGTTGGGAAGTTAAAAAGCTTGGTGATATTGTTAAATTAAAAAATGGTTTTGCATTTAAAAGTAATTTATTTTGCAATGATGGAATTCCTATTATAAGAATTAAAAATATACAAAATGAAAATATTATTTTAGATGATTTGGTTTTTTGTAATCCTAATGATTATAAAAATAGTTTAGATAATTATTTAATATTTAAAAATGATATATTAATAGCTATGAGTGGTGCTACTACCGGTAAAATAGGAATATATAATTTAAATGATAAAGCTTATTTAAATCAAAGAATTGGTTTGCTAAGAATTGATAACAATATTTTAAGAAAATATGTTTTTTGGTTTTTATATTGTAATAGTGAGCAAAATCTTGCAAATGCTTTTGGCGCTGCTCAACCAAATTTAAGTACAGAACAAATACATAATATTGAAATCCCTATACCACCTTTACAAGAGCAAGAAAGGATAGTGGGGATTTTAGATGAGAGTTTTGCAAATATAGATGAAAGTATTAAAATTTTAGAGCAGGATTTGCTAAATTTAGATGAGTTGATGCAAAGTGCTTTACAAAAGGCTTTTAATCCTTTAAAAGATAATTCTAAAGGAAATTATCAACTCCCGCAAGGTTGGGAATGGAAAAGCTTAGGTGATATTGCGGTTACTAGTAGCGGTGGAACACCATCAAGAAATAAAAAAGAATACTGGGAAAATGGAACAATTAAATGGTTGAAAAGTGGAGAATTAAATGATGGATATATTAATTTTATAGAAGAAAATATAACTCAAGAAGCTATTGAAAATTCATCGGCTAAAATATTTCCAAAGGGAACATTGCTAATCGCTATGTATGGAGCTACAGCTGGAAAATTAGGTATTTTAGATTTATATTCAGCTACAAATCAAGCAATTTGTGCATTTTTGCATAAAGATAATAAAAATATTAAATTTTTTGAAAAATTTCTTTTTTATTTTTTATTTTTCATAAGAGATAAAATTATCAAAGATTCTTTTGGTGGAGCTCAACCTAATATAAGTCAAACTTATATAAAAAATTTACAAATCCCTTTACCACCTTTACAAGAGCAAGAGCAAATCGCATCGTATTTAGATGAGCTTTCTTTAAATATAAAAGATTTAAAACAAAATTATAAAGCACAGATAAAAAATTTACAAGAGCTTAAAAAATCATTATTAGATAAAGCCTTTAAAGGAAGATTATAAGTGTTAAAAAATTTGATTTTTAAGGATAAAAATGCAAAGTAAAATAGATAAAATCACAGATATTTTAAGAAGAGATGACGGCATAAGCGGTGCTATGCATTATAGCGAGCAAATTAGCTGGATATTGTTTTTGAAATTTTTAGATGATTATGAGATGAATTTAAAAGATTTAGCATTTTTAGATGGCAAAGATTATAAAAGCATTTTAGAAGAAAAATTTAGCTGGAGTGTTTGGGCAGCACCGAAAAAAGATGGCAAACTTGATGTAAAAAATGCTTTGAGTGGATCGGATTTGCTTGAATTTGTAAATAAAGAGCTTTTTCCTTATCTTAAAAATTTTAAAAATAATGATGATTTTAAAAGCATAGAGTATAAAATAGGTGGAATTTTTGAATTTATAGACAATCGCATAGCAAATGGCCATACCTTAAGAGAAGTGATAAATTTAGTTGATGAGATTAGTTTTAATAAAGAAGATGAGGTATTTGCTTTAGGTGAAGTTTATGAAAAACTTTTAAAAGATATGGGTAGTGATGGTGGAAATAGTGGAGAATTTTACACTCCGCGTCCTTTGATAAAAGCTATGGTAGAAGTGATAGATCCTAAAGCAAAAGAAAGAATTTATGATCCTTCTTGTGGTAGTTGTGGATTTTTGGTTGAGAGTTTTTTGCATATTTTGTATAAAGATAGAACTAAAGGCGAAAAAGCAAATTTAAGCGTAGAAGAGCTTGAATTTTTAAAAAATGACGCACTTTTTGGTAAAGAAAAAACTCCACTTAGCTATGCAATGGGCGTTATGAATATGATATTACACGAAATTTCAAGTCCAAATATCATAAAAACAAATACTTTAAGTAAAAAAATCACAGATATAACAGAAAAAGAAAAATACGAAGTAATACTTGCAAATCCACCTTTTGGAGGCAAAGAAAAAGAACAAATTCAAGAAAATTTTCCTATAAAATCAAATGCTACTGAGCTTTTGTTTTTACAGCATATTTTAAAATCTTTAAAAAACAACGGAAGATGTGCTATCATCGTGCCTGAAGGCGTGCTTTTTCAAAATTCAAATGCCTTTGTAAATGTAAAAAAAGATTTATTGGATGATTTTAATTTAGAATGTGTTTTGAGCTTGCCAAGTGGAGTATTTTTGCCTTATAGTGCTGTTAAGACTAATGTGCTTTTTTTCTCTAAAGGCAAAAAATGCATTTGCGAAGGCGATGGAGTGTATTATTATGAGCTTATACCACCTTTTAAACTTACTAAAAATAAGCCTTTAGAGTATTCACATTTTAAAGATTTTTTAAAATGCTATAAAGATAGAAAAATCACACCAAATTCTTATATAGTAAGTTTGGAAGAATTAAGAAATAGAAACTACGATATAAGTGCTAAAAATCCAAATACAAAAGAAGAAAAATCCTTGCGTGAAGTAGAAGAAATTGTGGAAGATTTAAAGCAAAATCAAGAAAAAGCTAAAGTGCTTTTAGAAAAAATTCAAAAAGCACTTATTTAAGGCATCAAAACAATATCTACTAAATCATTTTCTTTTATATCATCATTTGCTATCATTTATTTCCCTGCAACACCTAAACCACCACAAACAATATCTTTAGGTGTATTTCTCATAGCAATTTTGCCGTTTTCGCTAGCATTAATTTGATCTGTTGTAGAGTTAAAATCTTGTTTTGCTGAAATTAGAGCATATTATATATTCGCGCTTAGTCTAAGCTTGCTATTTAAAATTTTAACTTTGTATTTGTTTAAATAAAAACAAGCAAAATAAAAAAATCTATTTCTAATCTCTTAAAATAGGTTTTTGTAGTAAAATTGCTTATAAAAATTGATTAAAATACAATATAATTATATTACATGGCTTGAGAAAGGAAATTCATGACTCTTATTATTGAAAATGTTAATGAAGAATTTTTACCTGCATTTAAAGGTTTAGCTAAAAGTATAAATGCTAAATGTAAAGTTTCTAAACCTAAACTAAGTAGTTTTGAAAATAAGATATTAAATGCAAGTAAAGAGCTTAATAAAGAAAAAAAAGACAATACCGCATTAAGCTTTAATTCACATCAAGAATTTGTGAAAGCTTATCAAGATGGCAAAATATAAAATTTATTATCATAAAGATTTTGTAAAAGCCTATGCAAAAATAAGCAACGAAGAGCGTAAAATAACAGATAAAGTTATCATAAAGCTTTCTAATGATGAAATTTTAGAACCAAAATATAAAGATCATCAATTAAAAGGTGCATTAAAAGATTTTAGAGAATGTCACATAAAGTCTAATTTATTATTGATTTATCAAAAACATAACAATGAATTAGAATTAAATATTTTAAAACTAGGCAGTCATAGTAAATTATTTAAAAAATACTGAAAAAAATAATATCAAAACAACTCACAAAAATTAAAAAATACAATCTTAATCTACACTCTATTAATTTTAAAGTTAAAATTTAGCAAATTACATCTTTTGCATTTTCACATCAAGGCATCAAAACAATATCTACTAAATCATTTTCTTTTATATTATCATTTGCTATCATTAATGCAGCTTTGTTGTTTAGGTTGTTTATGATAGCACTTGAGCCTTCTTTTTTGCCTTTTAAATTCGCATATATTTTTCCATCTTTAAATTCCACATTGCAAGCTACAAATTCTAAATGCGGACTTTTTTTCTTATAATCAGCATTTAAAAATGCTTTAAATACATAGTCTTTTTCTTGTAAAAGCCAAGTATTTAATAATTCTCTAACATATAAATTAAACATTACCATAGCTGAATATGGAAAGCCAGGTAAAGCAAAGATAAATTTTTCTTCACATTTAGCTATTTTTATGTGTTTGCCAGGCTTTGTATTTACTTTATCTATGATGATTTGATAATCTTTTATAGCTTGTTTTAAAAAGTCAAAATCACCCATAGAAACTCCGCCTGTGGTGATTAAAATATCGCAAGAATTTAATGCTTGTTTTATAGCAATTTTTGTTTGTTCTTTATTATCACTTAAAAGTGGAAAAATTCTAATATCACAATGTAATTTTTTTGCCATATTTGCTATGGCTACATGGTTTGATGAGCGAATTTGCGCAGGATTTTCTAAGCTTTCTCCAAGATCTTTTATTTCACTACCACTACTTAAAACTCCTATTATAGGCTTTATAAATACACTTATATGAAAATATCCAAGCTCTGCCAAAAGTGCTATTTCACTATAATTTATTTTTGTGCCTTTTTTTAACAAAATTTCACCTTTTTTATAGCTTTCTCCTACTTTTCTTACGGCAAAGCCTTTGCTAACTTTTTCTTTTATGATTAAAATATCATTTTCTATTTGCACTTTTTCTACAGGTATTAAAGTATCACTACCTTCACTCATTAACGAACCTGTAAAGGTTTTAACACATTCTTTATTGTTTAGTTTAAAATTAGGGAATTTTCCAGCAGGAACTTCTCCTATGATTTTTAAATTTTCATCTTGATCATCAAATTTTATAGCATATCCATCCATAGCTGAAGTTGGAATTTCAGGATGATCTTTTAAGGATATTATATCTGTGGCTAAAATTCTGTCTAAACATTCTGTTAAGGCTATTTTTTCTATCTTTTCATAAGAATTTATAACATTTTTTAAACTTTTTAAACTATCTTCATAAGATTGCATTTTAATCCTTTAAAATTCCAGCGCCTTTAAGTTTTAAAGAGCGTTCTTTTGCGTAAATTTTTTCTCCATTTACAATATCATATTTCCAAATAGGCGCACTAGCTTTAAAATCTTCTACAAAATCATTTATAAGCTTTAATCCTAGCTTTCTTTGTTTGCTTAAAACTCCAGCAAAATAAGAGCTTTCATGCACTTTAACTTCACCAATGGAGTGAGCAAACATTAAAATTACATTATCATTTTTTACTTTTTCGCACCATTTTTCAAACCAATTTTTAAGCAAAGGTTCATATATATCAAAGCTTAATGCGCTTATGCCATCTTCATTTCTTACTATGCCACAAAATGTTATTAATGCACCACAATTTTTATCTTTTGAAAAATCATACCATTTAGTATAAATTTGATTTATATTTAAAGCCCCGTTGTATAACTCAAACATTTATCAACCTCCACAAACTGGCGGAAGTAGGCAAATTTTATCTCCATTTTTAAAATTTACATTCTCATCAAATACCATTTCATCATTTAAAGATATAGCACAAAGTTCTAACCATTCTTTCAAACTTTCATCTTTTTGTAAAATTTGTTTTAATTCTTTTAAATTTTTTACATCAAGCTCTATGCTATCTTTATTTATTGGCCCTAAAAATTCTATTTTTACCATGTAATTTCCTAAAAATTATTGATTAATTTATATAATATCAAAAAAATTTAAAGGATTATCATGCAAATTCAAAATCATCTTGATAAAAATTTCCCCACTCCAGCTTATGTAATAGAAGAAGATAAACTTAGAAAAAATTGCGAACTCTTAGCTAAAGTAGGCGAGCAAAGTGGTGCAAAAATTTTGCTAGCTTTAAAAGGTTTTGCTTTTTCAGGAACTATGGATATAGTAGGTGAGTATTTATCAGGATGCACTTGTAGTGGGCTTTGGGAAGCAAAATATGCAAAAGAATTTATGGATAAAGAAATTCATACTTTTTCACCCGCTTTTAAAGATGATGAAATAGATGAGATTATAAAGCTTTCTAATCATTTAGTGTTTAATTCTTTTAATCAATTTAATAAATACAAAGAAAAAGCAAAAATAAAAAGCATAGGACTAAGAGTAAATCCTGAAATTTCGCTAGCCCCAAAAGAGCTTTATAATCCTTGTGGAAGGTATTCAAGGCTAGGAATTCGTGCGATAGATTTTGAAAATGAAAATTTAGATGGTGTAAGTGGATTGCATTTTCATGCATTATGTGAAGAAAGTGCGCATTCTTTGGAGCTTGTGTTAAATGCTTTTGAAAATAAATTTGAAAAATATATCAAAAAAATGAAATGGATAAATTTTGGCGGAGGCCATCACATAACTAAAAAAGGATACGACACGCAAAAGCTTATAAATTTATGTAAAAGATTTGCTGATAAATATGGTGTGCAAGTTTATCTTGAACCAGGTGAAGCAGTGGGGTGGCAATGTGGGACTTTAGTAGCTAGTGTAGTTGATATAGTAGATAATGAAAAGCAAATTGCTATTTTAGATACTTCAAGCGAAGCTCATATGCCAGATACTATAATAATGCCTTATACTAGTGAAGTTTTAAATGCGAGAATTTTATCCAGTCGTGATGGAGAAAATTACAGCGATTTAAAAGAAAATGAATTTGCTTATTTACTCGGTGGAAATACTTGCTTAGCAGGTGATATAATGGGAGAATATGCTTTTAAAGAAAAGCTTAATATAGGACAAAAGATAGTTTTTTTAGATCAGGCACATTATTCTATAGTGAAAAACACTACTTTTAATGGCATAAAACTACCCAATCTAATGCTTTTAGATAAAAAAGAGAATTTATCTATGATTAGGGAGTTTGACTATAAAAACTACTCAAAACGAAACTAAAAGTAATATTTCTTTTGAGTTTTTTATAATTTTATGTTTTTTAAATAAAACTTTTTTTAAAATAGAAAATGAAATTAAAAATTAACAAAACTACAATGCTAAGCTTTTTGCTAGCTTGTAATGTCTTAGGAGTGATTAATGTATAGAGTTATACTAGCTCTTTTAGCCTGTTTTAACTTTTTATTTGCTCAAGAAAATTTTGAACTTAAAGATACTCAAATTTGGGGTGTTCAAAGAGTAGTAAATATAGAAAGTTATCAAAATTTTGGTGCTTTGTGGACTAAATTACAAGGCGAGTATATAGCAAGTGCTGCTTTGATTATACTAATTGGTGTTGTTTCGGCTTTTGCGTTGCATTATATGGTTATAGGACCAAAGAAATTTTCTCATGATGGAAAGAAAATTTATGCATTTTCTGTTTTTGAAAGATTGTTTCATTTTGTAGCTGCTATTTCTTGGATTATACTTGTTCCAACTGGACTTATTATGATTTTTGGTTCATATTTTGGAGGCGGATTTTTTGTTCGCATGTGTAAGAATTTACATGGTATCGCGACAATTTTGTTTATTATTTCTATTATTCCTATGCTTTTGTGTTGGATTAAAAGAATGCTTCCTGCAAGCTATGATTTAAGATGGATGATGATAGTTGGCGGATATTTAAGTAAAGAAAAAAGGCCTGTTCCTGCGGGTAAATTTAATTTTGGACAAAAATCTTGGTATTATATAGCTGTGTTTGGTGGCTTTTTGATGATAATTACTGGTGCATTTATGTTTTTTCTTGATTTTAATTCTACATCTTTGCAGTCTATTTTTGGCATTTCTCATATAGATATTTTAAGAGCCTCAGCAATTATTCATAATATCTTAGGAATTTTATGTGCAGTATTTTTTGCTATACATATTTATATGGCAGTGTTTGCTATTAAAGGTAGTATTCATTCTATGATTAGTGGTTATAAAGAGGAAGAGGAAGTTTATATTTTGCATTCTTATTGGTATAAAGAATTAAGTGATAAAAAACAAATTAATCCATCTTTTAGTTACGATTCTA
The genomic region above belongs to Campylobacter peloridis LMG 23910 and contains:
- the nspC gene encoding carboxynorspermidine decarboxylase; protein product: MQIQNHLDKNFPTPAYVIEEDKLRKNCELLAKVGEQSGAKILLALKGFAFSGTMDIVGEYLSGCTCSGLWEAKYAKEFMDKEIHTFSPAFKDDEIDEIIKLSNHLVFNSFNQFNKYKEKAKIKSIGLRVNPEISLAPKELYNPCGRYSRLGIRAIDFENENLDGVSGLHFHALCEESAHSLELVLNAFENKFEKYIKKMKWINFGGGHHITKKGYDTQKLINLCKRFADKYGVQVYLEPGEAVGWQCGTLVASVVDIVDNEKQIAILDTSSEAHMPDTIIMPYTSEVLNARILSSRDGENYSDLKENEFAYLLGGNTCLAGDIMGEYAFKEKLNIGQKIVFLDQAHYSIVKNTTFNGIKLPNLMLLDKKENLSMIREFDYKNYSKRN
- a CDS encoding type I restriction-modification system subunit M, producing MQSKIDKITDILRRDDGISGAMHYSEQISWILFLKFLDDYEMNLKDLAFLDGKDYKSILEEKFSWSVWAAPKKDGKLDVKNALSGSDLLEFVNKELFPYLKNFKNNDDFKSIEYKIGGIFEFIDNRIANGHTLREVINLVDEISFNKEDEVFALGEVYEKLLKDMGSDGGNSGEFYTPRPLIKAMVEVIDPKAKERIYDPSCGSCGFLVESFLHILYKDRTKGEKANLSVEELEFLKNDALFGKEKTPLSYAMGVMNMILHEISSPNIIKTNTLSKKITDITEKEKYEVILANPPFGGKEKEQIQENFPIKSNATELLFLQHILKSLKNNGRCAIIVPEGVLFQNSNAFVNVKKDLLDDFNLECVLSLPSGVFLPYSAVKTNVLFFSKGKKCICEGDGVYYYELIPPFKLTKNKPLEYSHFKDFLKCYKDRKITPNSYIVSLEELRNRNYDISAKNPNTKEEKSLREVEEIVEDLKQNQEKAKVLLEKIQKALI
- a CDS encoding molybdopterin synthase, small subunit, yielding MVKIEFLGPINKDSIELDVKNLKELKQILQKDESLKEWLELCAISLNDEMVFDENVNFKNGDKICLLPPVCGG
- a CDS encoding molybdopterin synthase catalytic subunit yields the protein MFELYNGALNINQIYTKWYDFSKDKNCGALITFCGIVRNEDGISALSFDIYEPLLKNWFEKWCEKVKNDNVILMFAHSIGEVKVHESSYFAGVLSKQRKLGLKLINDFVEDFKASAPIWKYDIVNGEKIYAKERSLKLKGAGILKD
- a CDS encoding type I restriction/modification system, S subunit; its protein translation is MQNKMTNLPLGWEVKKLGDIVKLKNGFAFKSNLFCNDGIPIIRIKNIQNENIILDDLVFCNPNDYKNSLDNYLIFKNDILIAMSGATTGKIGIYNLNDKAYLNQRIGLLRIDNNILRKYVFWFLYCNSEQNLANAFGAAQPNLSTEQIHNIEIPIPPLQEQERIVGILDESFANIDESIKILEQDLLNLDELMQSALQKAFNPLKDNSKGNYQLPQGWEWKSLGDIAVTSSGGTPSRNKKEYWENGTIKWLKSGELNDGYINFIEENITQEAIENSSAKIFPKGTLLIAMYGATAGKLGILDLYSATNQAICAFLHKDNKNIKFFEKFLFYFLFFIRDKIIKDSFGGAQPNISQTYIKNLQIPLPPLQEQEQIASYLDELSLNIKDLKQNYKAQIKNLQELKKSLLDKAFKGRL
- a CDS encoding molybdopterin molybdotransferase MoeA translates to MQSYEDSLKSLKNVINSYEKIEKIALTECLDRILATDIISLKDHPEIPTSAMDGYAIKFDDQDENLKIIGEVPAGKFPNFKLNNKECVKTFTGSLMSEGSDTLIPVEKVQIENDILIIKEKVSKGFAVRKVGESYKKGEILLKKGTKINYSEIALLAELGYFHISVFIKPIIGVLSSGSEIKDLGESLENPAQIRSSNHVAIANMAKKLHCDIRIFPLLSDNKEQTKIAIKQALNSCDILITTGGVSMGDFDFLKQAIKDYQIIIDKVNTKPGKHIKIAKCEEKFIFALPGFPYSAMVMFNLYVRELLNTWLLQEKDYVFKAFLNADYKKKSPHLEFVACNVEFKDGKIYANLKGKKEGSSAIINNLNNKAALMIANDNIKENDLVDIVLMP
- a CDS encoding formate dehydrogenase subunit gamma: MYRVILALLACFNFLFAQENFELKDTQIWGVQRVVNIESYQNFGALWTKLQGEYIASAALIILIGVVSAFALHYMVIGPKKFSHDGKKIYAFSVFERLFHFVAAISWIILVPTGLIMIFGSYFGGGFFVRMCKNLHGIATILFIISIIPMLLCWIKRMLPASYDLRWMMIVGGYLSKEKRPVPAGKFNFGQKSWYYIAVFGGFLMIITGAFMFFLDFNSTSLQSIFGISHIDILRASAIIHNILGILCAVFFAIHIYMAVFAIKGSIHSMISGYKEEEEVYILHSYWYKELSDKKQINPSFSYDSRTKF
- a CDS encoding type II toxin-antitoxin system YafQ family toxin produces the protein MAKYKIYYHKDFVKAYAKISNEERKITDKVIIKLSNDEILEPKYKDHQLKGALKDFRECHIKSNLLLIYQKHNNELELNILKLGSHSKLFKKY